One window from the genome of Acinetobacter sp. LoGeW2-3 encodes:
- the queG gene encoding tRNA epoxyqueuosine(34) reductase QueG, translating to MTTPDSPAQIQVFQEDSEALKAWIKAQALELGFSDCVIARPDAQAELPRLQEYLDRGYHGDMKFLEENLEKRADPTLLIPDTKSVICVRIDYLVEIPEPRTVPEEPNSAIIARYARGRDYHKTMRGRLKMLAAKIREKVGDFESRPFADSAPVFEKSLAENAGMGWTGKHTLLIHQKAGSFFVLGELFTSLDLPFDEPASKHCGSCTACIDICPTQAIVEPYLLDARRCIAYLTIEYKGIIPEELRRGIGNRIFGCDDCQLICPWNSFAKTTTIADFHPRHGLDQASLLDLWQWDETTFLASTEGSPLRRTGYQSFMRNIAIGLGNAPFNPAIVEALQDSRAQHDEIVQVHIGWAIQEQLSKSR from the coding sequence ATGACTACACCCGATTCTCCCGCGCAAATTCAGGTTTTTCAAGAGGATTCAGAAGCTCTTAAAGCATGGATCAAGGCTCAGGCGCTGGAATTGGGTTTTTCTGATTGTGTCATTGCACGTCCGGATGCTCAAGCAGAATTGCCACGTCTACAAGAATATCTGGATCGTGGTTATCATGGCGATATGAAATTTCTGGAAGAAAATCTGGAAAAACGCGCTGATCCTACTTTGTTGATTCCAGATACCAAATCAGTAATCTGTGTACGTATAGATTATCTGGTAGAAATACCAGAACCACGAACCGTGCCTGAAGAACCGAATTCTGCCATCATTGCCCGTTACGCTCGTGGTCGTGACTATCACAAAACCATGCGTGGCCGGTTGAAAATGCTGGCAGCGAAAATCCGGGAAAAGGTCGGAGATTTTGAATCACGCCCTTTTGCCGACTCTGCCCCCGTGTTTGAAAAGTCTTTGGCAGAAAATGCCGGTATGGGCTGGACCGGAAAACATACTCTGCTGATTCATCAAAAAGCTGGTTCTTTCTTTGTTTTGGGTGAACTGTTTACTTCACTGGATTTGCCTTTTGATGAGCCAGCCAGCAAACATTGTGGTTCGTGTACAGCGTGTATTGATATCTGCCCGACACAGGCGATTGTAGAACCTTATCTACTGGATGCGAGACGCTGTATTGCCTATCTGACCATCGAATACAAAGGCATTATTCCTGAAGAACTGCGACGTGGCATTGGCAATCGTATCTTTGGTTGTGATGACTGCCAGCTGATTTGCCCTTGGAACAGCTTTGCAAAAACCACAACCATTGCTGATTTTCATCCACGACATGGACTGGATCAGGCCAGTTTGCTGGATTTATGGCAGTGGGATGAAACCACTTTCTTAGCTTCGACTGAAGGTAGCCCGCTACGGCGTACCGGTTATCAAAGCTTTATGCGTAATATCGCCATTGGTTTAGGCAATGCCCCGTTTAATCCGGCAATTGTTGAAGCCTTGCAAGATTCCCGAGCTCAGCATGATGAGATTGTACAGGTGCATATCGGTTGGGCGATTCAGGAACAACTTTCCAAATCCAGATAA
- a CDS encoding NAD(P)H-hydrate dehydratase: MQRQVYHSPVYHSQSIQAWEQRWFAQQNSSYGLMQQVAWGITQHLIPLFAQGNIQKIAVCCGQGNNAGDGYLVGKYLKQAGFQVEIYVAEKGCSQDLALACQEAIDAGITVYPNFEFQAEYDAYIDALFGIGLNRELNEEWQRIIQSINPQNGLKIAVDIPSGLNANTGQPLPVSIEADYTYTALGLKVGLFTGQGQAYAGKVECISAIPIDAELKPVAYLSNTHIHLPKRLAFGHKGSYGHVLVIGGHADMGGAVIMAAESAFAAGAGKVTVICDAKHHMAILSRAPNIMLRDINAIDEDQRDHLLQQVDAVCFGMGLGRDLWAEQHYQFWFSAIQQSDLEIVLDADALWFLSKQPEKLNSRTYCTPHPGEAATLLGSKTQDIEADRITAIHALQQKYAGQWVLKGSGSLILEDQLYICTAGNPGMGTGGMGDVLAGMIASLKAQFHEDIHLHEIVTLHALAGDELAKHGQRGLQAQYMKQAIYKVVNL, translated from the coding sequence ATGCAGCGACAAGTTTACCATAGCCCTGTTTATCATAGCCAAAGTATTCAAGCATGGGAGCAGCGCTGGTTTGCTCAGCAAAATAGTTCTTATGGTTTGATGCAGCAGGTCGCTTGGGGAATTACACAACATTTGATTCCTTTATTTGCCCAAGGGAATATTCAAAAGATCGCAGTTTGCTGTGGACAGGGAAATAATGCTGGAGATGGCTATCTGGTTGGAAAATATCTGAAACAGGCCGGTTTTCAGGTTGAGATTTATGTAGCTGAAAAGGGTTGTTCGCAGGATCTGGCTTTAGCTTGTCAGGAAGCGATCGATGCTGGAATAACAGTCTATCCAAATTTTGAATTTCAAGCTGAATATGATGCCTATATCGATGCACTGTTTGGGATTGGTCTGAACCGTGAGCTGAATGAAGAATGGCAACGAATTATTCAAAGCATTAATCCTCAAAATGGCCTAAAAATCGCGGTGGATATTCCAAGCGGTCTCAATGCCAATACCGGGCAGCCTTTACCAGTCTCTATTGAGGCGGACTATACTTATACTGCACTTGGACTTAAGGTGGGCTTATTTACCGGGCAGGGTCAAGCCTACGCGGGAAAGGTGGAATGTATTTCTGCGATTCCAATCGATGCGGAATTAAAGCCAGTCGCTTATTTATCTAATACTCACATCCATTTACCAAAACGTTTGGCTTTTGGGCATAAGGGCAGTTATGGGCATGTACTGGTCATTGGTGGTCATGCCGATATGGGGGGTGCGGTGATCATGGCAGCTGAATCTGCATTTGCAGCAGGTGCGGGAAAGGTCACAGTAATCTGTGATGCCAAACATCATATGGCGATTCTGTCTCGTGCACCAAATATTATGCTACGAGATATTAATGCTATAGATGAAGATCAACGGGATCACTTGCTACAACAAGTTGATGCAGTTTGTTTTGGCATGGGCTTGGGACGTGATCTATGGGCTGAGCAGCATTACCAGTTCTGGTTTTCTGCTATTCAGCAGTCCGATCTGGAAATTGTCCTGGATGCTGATGCATTGTGGTTTTTATCAAAGCAACCAGAAAAGCTAAATTCACGAACCTATTGCACGCCACATCCAGGTGAAGCTGCGACTTTATTAGGATCTAAAACTCAGGACATTGAGGCCGATCGTATCACTGCCATTCATGCCTTGCAGCAGAAGTATGCGGGGCAGTGGGTGTTAAAAGGTTCAGGCAGCCTGATTCTGGAAGATCAGTTGTATATCTGTACTGCAGGTAATCCGGGAATGGGGACAGGTGGTATGGGAGACGTACTTGCCGGCATGATTGCCAGCCTGAAAGCCCAGTTTCATGAGGATATTCATCTGCATGAAATCGTGACTTTACATGCCTTGGCTGGAGATGAATTGGCTAAACATGGTCAGCGTGGTCTACAGGCACAGTACATGAAGCAGGCAATTTATAAAGTGGTTAATCTTTAA
- a CDS encoding acylphosphatase: MQAVKLTISGKVQKVGYRNWFESHALELGLKGYVRNLPTSQVEAIVVGDREKIQEMISRSKQGPVHADVTDIQRLELNSAEYQFEDFQIRR, encoded by the coding sequence ATGCAGGCAGTCAAATTAACCATTTCAGGCAAAGTACAAAAAGTGGGTTATCGTAATTGGTTCGAATCTCATGCACTAGAACTTGGGCTGAAAGGCTATGTGCGTAATCTTCCTACAAGTCAGGTTGAAGCCATTGTTGTCGGAGATAGGGAGAAAATTCAAGAGATGATTTCGCGTAGCAAACAAGGACCGGTTCACGCAGATGTAACTGACATCCAGCGACTTGAATTAAACTCAGCTGAATATCAGTTTGAAGATTTTCAGATCAGGCGTTAA
- the ruvC gene encoding crossover junction endodeoxyribonuclease RuvC has protein sequence MSLIIGIDPGSRLTGYGIIQKEGSKLSFVDAGTIRTETAEMPERLKRIFAGVERIVKFYGPTEAAVEQVFMAQNPDSALKLGQARGAAIAALVNLDLQVAEYTARQIKQSVVGYGAAEKEQVQMMVMKILNLSIKPQQDAADALAAAICHAHASGSMSKMAVLNALGGMARGRSRVSRRR, from the coding sequence ATGTCATTAATTATTGGGATTGACCCAGGTTCACGTCTTACGGGGTACGGCATTATTCAGAAAGAAGGTTCTAAACTGTCTTTTGTAGATGCAGGAACCATCAGGACAGAAACTGCGGAAATGCCTGAACGATTAAAGAGAATTTTTGCCGGGGTTGAACGTATTGTGAAATTCTATGGTCCGACGGAAGCGGCTGTAGAACAGGTATTTATGGCTCAAAATCCGGACTCTGCCCTGAAGCTCGGTCAGGCCCGTGGCGCAGCCATTGCGGCATTGGTTAATCTGGATCTGCAAGTCGCTGAATATACGGCACGTCAGATCAAGCAATCTGTAGTCGGCTACGGCGCAGCAGAAAAAGAACAGGTGCAGATGATGGTCATGAAGATTCTAAATCTGAGCATCAAACCGCAGCAGGATGCTGCCGATGCCTTGGCTGCAGCGATTTGTCATGCTCATGCTTCCGGCAGCATGAGTAAAATGGCGGTACTGAATGCCTTAGGCGGTATGGCACGCGGACGTAGCCGTGTCAGCAGACGACGTTAA
- a CDS encoding FxsA family protein, with translation MKLFLIILAGVILEVFVWIGVGDLVGSMWYVFFWFVAAFFIGMNLIRKYSTGLMPQMQQMQMGQMSTDPAMTNNLPKILAGFFLLVPGLITDVLAVLMLIPPVQQAFKAAMMKIMMKRQQAMMEKMMGGMMGDMGGAQGQNPFAEMMRQMQDMQNQQGGRGDSTIIDGEAREVTPEAKKIEMKDVNPK, from the coding sequence ATGAAATTATTTCTTATTATCCTTGCTGGCGTAATCCTGGAAGTATTTGTGTGGATTGGCGTGGGCGACCTCGTCGGGAGCATGTGGTACGTATTTTTCTGGTTCGTGGCCGCATTCTTTATTGGTATGAACCTGATTCGCAAATATTCCACCGGACTCATGCCGCAAATGCAACAAATGCAAATGGGCCAGATGAGTACCGATCCGGCGATGACCAACAATCTGCCCAAAATTCTGGCGGGTTTCTTCCTGCTGGTTCCAGGTCTGATTACAGACGTGCTGGCGGTATTGATGCTGATTCCACCTGTACAGCAGGCATTTAAAGCAGCAATGATGAAAATCATGATGAAACGTCAGCAAGCCATGATGGAAAAAATGATGGGTGGCATGATGGGCGATATGGGCGGTGCTCAAGGTCAAAACCCATTTGCGGAAATGATGCGTCAGATGCAGGACATGCAAAACCAGCAAGGTGGTCGTGGCGATTCAACCATTATTGACGGTGAAGCACGTGAAGTGACACCAGAAGCGAAAAAAATTGAAATGAAAGATGTAAATCCAAAATAA
- a CDS encoding LysE family transporter: MSLLLTICGLHFIAQLSPGPDVLLIARSAASTSRANALKIIAGISAGIVVWVVLTLAGFTVLIDQFPWIQQVLMIVGGVFLAKMGWAMLNGGLQAFKQRHETSDDQIVMNEPKNYFTLGLLTNLSNPKTLIYFSSVFSLALSSSASDYLKSQLAVIIPLQTFLTFALLMLLISQPKIKVLYQRAGNYIDLISGVLFLIFAIWLWYDALVLMN, translated from the coding sequence ATGTCTTTGCTATTAACCATTTGCGGTTTACATTTTATTGCTCAACTGAGTCCGGGCCCGGACGTACTCCTGATTGCAAGAAGTGCAGCGTCTACTTCGCGTGCTAATGCCCTGAAGATTATTGCCGGTATCTCAGCTGGAATTGTGGTTTGGGTGGTATTAACCTTGGCTGGTTTCACCGTGCTGATTGACCAATTCCCGTGGATTCAACAAGTCCTCATGATCGTGGGTGGAGTGTTTCTGGCGAAGATGGGCTGGGCAATGTTAAATGGTGGACTACAGGCATTTAAACAACGTCATGAAACTAGCGACGATCAGATAGTAATGAATGAACCGAAAAATTATTTTACTTTGGGTTTATTGACCAATCTATCTAATCCTAAAACACTAATTTATTTTAGCAGTGTATTTTCGCTGGCATTGAGCTCATCTGCTTCAGATTATTTGAAATCACAACTGGCGGTGATTATTCCATTACAAACCTTTTTGACTTTTGCTTTACTGATGCTGCTTATTTCACAGCCTAAAATCAAAGTGCTGTACCAACGTGCGGGCAACTATATTGATCTGATTTCAGGCGTACTGTTCCTGATCTTTGCGATCTGGCTTTGGTATGATGCATTAGTATTGATGAATTAA
- the ahpF gene encoding alkyl hydroperoxide reductase subunit F has product MLDQNTTAQLKALLERLEGPIELVATLDASDKSAKIKELVEEIAALSDLVTARFDGTNKRAPSFGVAKAGEQPRVFFAGLPMGHEFTSLILALLQTSGYAPKVSAEVLESIKGLGIKSDFDVFVSLSCHNCPDVVQALNLIAIYNPGTTATMIDGAFFQDEVEERKIMAVPMVFQDNEHIGQGRMTLEEIVAKLDTNSAAKDAEKLNAKEAFDVLVIGGGPAGNTSAIYAARKGIKTGIVAERMGGQVMDTMDIENFTSVQKTQGPKFAAEMEAHVREYGVDIMNLQRVSNIKGADETANGLVEVTLENGAKLESKTVILSTGARWREMNVPGETEYKTRGVAYCPHCDGPLFKGKRVAVIGGGNSGVEAAIDLAGIVEHVTLVEFDTKLRADQVLQDKLNSLSNTTVIKNALSTEVVGDGQQVTALKYKDRATDEEHTVELAGIFVQIGLLPNTDFLKETKVELTNRGEIVINERNETNVKGVFAAGDCTTVPYKQIIIATGEGAKASLSAFDYIIRSGQ; this is encoded by the coding sequence ATGTTAGATCAAAATACAACAGCTCAATTAAAAGCCCTTTTAGAACGCCTTGAAGGTCCTATCGAACTGGTAGCCACTTTAGATGCTTCAGATAAATCTGCAAAAATCAAAGAACTTGTAGAGGAAATCGCTGCACTGTCTGATCTAGTAACTGCCCGTTTTGATGGTACTAACAAACGTGCACCAAGCTTTGGTGTGGCTAAAGCCGGAGAGCAACCTCGCGTGTTCTTCGCAGGCTTACCAATGGGTCATGAGTTCACGTCTTTAATTCTGGCACTGCTACAAACTTCAGGCTATGCACCAAAAGTCTCCGCAGAAGTACTTGAATCAATCAAAGGTCTAGGCATCAAATCTGACTTTGATGTATTCGTCTCTTTAAGCTGTCATAACTGTCCAGATGTGGTTCAAGCACTCAACCTTATTGCGATCTATAACCCAGGTACAACAGCAACCATGATTGATGGTGCTTTCTTCCAGGACGAAGTAGAAGAACGCAAAATCATGGCAGTGCCAATGGTGTTCCAGGACAATGAACATATCGGTCAAGGCCGCATGACTTTGGAAGAAATCGTAGCCAAACTGGATACCAACTCTGCAGCCAAAGATGCTGAAAAGCTCAATGCCAAAGAAGCATTTGATGTATTGGTGATCGGTGGTGGTCCTGCAGGGAATACCTCTGCAATCTACGCTGCTCGTAAAGGCATTAAAACCGGGATCGTCGCTGAACGCATGGGCGGTCAGGTAATGGATACCATGGACATTGAGAACTTCACTTCAGTGCAAAAGACTCAAGGTCCTAAATTTGCGGCTGAGATGGAAGCACACGTTCGTGAATATGGTGTTGATATCATGAACCTGCAACGTGTATCGAACATCAAAGGTGCAGATGAAACTGCCAACGGTCTGGTTGAAGTCACTTTAGAAAATGGTGCAAAACTTGAATCCAAAACTGTGATTCTGTCTACTGGTGCACGCTGGAGAGAAATGAATGTTCCAGGTGAAACGGAATACAAAACTCGTGGTGTAGCATACTGCCCACACTGTGACGGTCCACTGTTCAAAGGCAAACGTGTTGCCGTGATTGGTGGTGGTAACTCAGGTGTAGAAGCGGCGATTGACCTGGCTGGTATCGTTGAGCATGTGACTCTGGTGGAGTTCGACACTAAACTTCGTGCTGACCAAGTACTGCAAGACAAATTGAACAGTTTGTCAAACACAACAGTCATTAAAAATGCCTTGTCGACTGAAGTGGTGGGTGATGGTCAACAAGTGACTGCATTGAAATACAAAGACCGTGCGACTGATGAAGAGCACACTGTTGAGCTTGCAGGGATCTTTGTTCAGATCGGTTTATTACCTAACACTGATTTCTTAAAAGAAACTAAAGTTGAGTTAACTAACCGTGGCGAGATTGTGATTAACGAACGTAACGAAACCAATGTGAAAGGTGTATTTGCTGCAGGCGACTGTACCACAGTGCCTTACAAGCAGATCATTATCGCTACAGGTGAAGGTGCTAAAGCATCACTGTCTGCATTTGATTACATCATCCGTTCTGGTCAATAA
- a CDS encoding DUF1653 domain-containing protein, giving the protein MELQRGIYQHYKGKLYQVLHVATHSETEEKLVVYQCLYGDYSIWVRPLSMFTETITLDDDRELERFKLIKPL; this is encoded by the coding sequence ATGGAACTTCAGCGCGGCATTTATCAACATTACAAAGGTAAACTTTATCAGGTCTTGCATGTAGCGACCCATAGTGAAACCGAAGAAAAGCTGGTAGTTTATCAATGCCTGTATGGTGATTATTCGATTTGGGTACGTCCACTCAGTATGTTCACTGAAACAATCACTTTAGATGATGACCGTGAATTAGAGCGCTTTAAATTGATCAAGCCACTATAA
- a CDS encoding O-methyltransferase — MEQLNNFQNYVSELYARFSAHDAGLTDRLQRYRNIEPESAQFLSILIRAQQSKRVLEIGTSTGYSTLWLAEALSDTQGHMVTLEIDAERSKEAEQHAQHLKLDHCIDFQVMDALNYLKSCQKQFDFILLDAERNAYVEYWNYLPQLLQRQGGLLVVDNVLSHTEQVAEFKELVDQDKRFVSSTLNIGAGLLLITFQ, encoded by the coding sequence ATGGAGCAGCTAAATAATTTTCAGAACTATGTCAGTGAATTATATGCACGCTTTAGTGCGCATGATGCTGGCCTGACTGACCGACTACAACGCTATCGTAATATCGAGCCGGAATCAGCGCAGTTCCTCTCTATTCTTATTCGTGCTCAGCAATCTAAACGAGTTTTAGAAATTGGAACTTCTACAGGTTATTCCACTTTATGGCTGGCTGAAGCCTTATCGGATACCCAAGGTCATATGGTGACTTTGGAGATTGATGCCGAACGCTCGAAAGAAGCTGAGCAACATGCCCAGCATCTAAAGCTGGATCATTGTATTGATTTTCAGGTAATGGATGCTTTGAACTATTTAAAGTCCTGTCAGAAACAGTTTGATTTTATTCTGCTCGATGCTGAGCGTAATGCGTATGTCGAGTACTGGAATTACCTGCCGCAACTGTTGCAACGGCAGGGTGGTTTATTAGTGGTAGATAATGTCCTTTCCCACACAGAACAAGTGGCAGAATTTAAGGAACTGGTCGATCAGGATAAGCGCTTCGTGTCTTCTACACTTAATATTGGTGCAGGATTACTGCTGATTACTTTCCAATAG
- a CDS encoding KTSC domain-containing protein: MALLLTVISWKYNSSSRHLKIFYDNGLTELYHPVPEYIYDNLLRRHDKAAFVKKYLEYDLNFTRIYSD; encoded by the coding sequence ATGGCTCTACTTTTAACGGTAATTTCCTGGAAATATAATTCTTCTAGCCGCCACCTTAAAATTTTCTACGACAATGGCTTGACCGAGCTCTATCATCCAGTGCCTGAATATATTTATGACAATCTGCTCAGGCGTCATGATAAAGCTGCCTTTGTGAAAAAATACCTAGAATATGATCTTAATTTCACCCGGATTTATAGTGATTAA
- a CDS encoding zinc-binding metallopeptidase family protein, whose product MQLFKCSHCHQPVYFDNNYCTACQHMLGFDSSTMLIVALEPDADGSILTEPDTQAKYRYCSNAEYAVCNWVIPQEDPHDFCLACRLNRVIPNLNEPQYRLRWHKIELAKHRLVYSLLRWKLPLQSRQENPESGLAFDFKANPNSPDEPKVMTGHDNGVITLNIAEADDVERAMERKNMEELYRTLLGHFRHEIGHYYWDVLVDNTEFLEPCRQLFGDERMDYQEALDRHYHQGPPADWMERYISTYATMHPWEDWAETWAHYLHIVDVLETADSFGMQIRPHVVEERDDQLMTLTKRINPYYTSSFDEIYQAWLPVAFAMNSLNRSMGQEDFYPFLINPVVQQKLKFIHDVIQKTAGAQRKVA is encoded by the coding sequence ATGCAATTATTCAAGTGCTCCCACTGTCATCAACCTGTTTATTTTGATAATAATTACTGTACTGCATGTCAGCATATGCTGGGCTTTGATAGCTCAACTATGTTGATTGTGGCCTTAGAACCTGATGCAGATGGATCAATTCTGACAGAGCCGGATACGCAGGCTAAATACCGTTATTGTTCCAATGCTGAATATGCTGTGTGTAACTGGGTCATTCCGCAAGAAGATCCACATGATTTCTGTCTGGCTTGCCGTTTGAATCGTGTGATTCCTAATTTAAATGAACCGCAGTATCGACTGCGCTGGCATAAAATTGAGCTCGCGAAACATCGTCTGGTTTATTCCTTATTACGCTGGAAGTTGCCGTTGCAGTCCCGACAGGAAAATCCTGAATCCGGTCTGGCCTTTGATTTTAAAGCCAATCCAAATAGCCCGGATGAACCCAAGGTCATGACAGGACATGATAATGGCGTGATTACCCTGAATATTGCAGAAGCTGATGATGTTGAACGCGCCATGGAACGCAAGAATATGGAGGAGCTTTATCGTACCTTGCTTGGGCATTTCCGGCATGAAATTGGACATTATTATTGGGATGTGCTGGTTGATAACACCGAATTTCTGGAACCATGTCGGCAACTGTTTGGTGACGAACGTATGGATTATCAGGAAGCTTTAGACCGACATTATCATCAAGGGCCCCCTGCAGACTGGATGGAGCGTTATATCAGTACTTATGCCACCATGCATCCATGGGAGGATTGGGCAGAAACCTGGGCACATTACCTACATATCGTTGATGTTCTGGAAACGGCAGATTCCTTCGGCATGCAGATTCGTCCGCATGTCGTCGAAGAACGTGATGATCAGTTAATGACATTAACGAAACGGATTAATCCTTATTACACCTCTAGCTTTGATGAAATTTACCAGGCCTGGTTACCCGTAGCATTTGCCATGAATAGCCTAAATCGCAGTATGGGGCAGGAGGATTTTTATCCTTTCCTGATCAATCCGGTGGTGCAACAGAAATTGAAATTCATCCATGATGTGATTCAGAAAACAGCGGGTGCGCAGCGTAAAGTTGCTTAA
- the ahpC gene encoding alkyl hydroperoxide reductase subunit C gives MSLINTEVKPFKATAFQNGQFVEVTEADLKGKWSVVFFYPADFTFVCPTELGDLADNYEEFKKLGVEIYSVSTDTHFTHKAWHDSSEEIKKIQYVMVGDPTWTLAKNFDVLIEADGLADRGTFVIDPEGKIQIVEINAGGIGRDAQELLRKVKAAQYVHAHPGEVCPAKWKEGDATLAPSIDLVGKI, from the coding sequence ATGAGCTTGATTAATACTGAAGTTAAACCATTTAAAGCAACTGCATTCCAAAATGGCCAATTTGTTGAAGTTACTGAAGCTGACCTTAAAGGTAAATGGTCTGTAGTATTCTTCTACCCAGCTGACTTCACTTTTGTTTGCCCAACTGAACTTGGTGACCTTGCTGACAACTACGAAGAATTCAAAAAACTTGGTGTTGAAATCTACTCAGTTTCTACTGACACTCACTTCACTCACAAAGCTTGGCACGATTCTTCTGAAGAAATCAAAAAAATCCAATACGTAATGGTTGGTGATCCTACTTGGACTCTTGCTAAAAACTTCGACGTACTAATCGAAGCTGACGGCCTTGCTGACCGTGGTACTTTCGTTATCGATCCAGAAGGTAAAATCCAAATCGTTGAAATCAACGCTGGTGGTATCGGTCGTGATGCTCAAGAACTTCTTCGTAAAGTTAAAGCAGCTCAATACGTACACGCTCACCCAGGCGAAGTTTGCCCAGCTAAATGGAAAGAAGGCGATGCAACTCTTGCTCCTTCAATCGACCTAGTTGGTAAAATCTAA